From Daucus carota subsp. sativus chromosome 6, DH1 v3.0, whole genome shotgun sequence, the proteins below share one genomic window:
- the LOC108224899 gene encoding BEL1-like homeodomain protein 11, with protein MGLQDPPPNSNTLHQFLNPDSISSHQTQIANQHLDAFGADSRGHAYHHPVRPLPSIQTLGERMSRSINLLQVPPPAHESDINHSRHLPNLPDQTPNDTGAHTQKLSLSLGSWMLLPPTQYRQRPMTSSLMSPAYSCNPAVDRASNDYSVSGSSLASSLPSQYQLSFNFGGTTESYMLAVGESKYLKPAQSLLEEAVSVGGRSIQASNEEYIKRLSPADKKGSLGLWSELRSDLFNNASSLDKQLEAKLSKLISLLEEVERTFEQYYHHMEEVVSSFEVIAGSGAGKSYTALTLQAMSRHFCSLKDAIIYQIGATRRKHMPKINMGLSQLSLSDQENRVSLQQLGMIHSTRQTWRPIRGLPENSVTILRSWLFEHFLHPYPNDSEKLVLASQTGLSKNQVSNWFINARVRLWKPMIEEMYKEEFADDSINPAQESNSTSNERITFDAEESSN; from the exons ATGGGTCTCCAAGATCCACCCCCAAACTCCAACACTCTTCACCAGTTTCTTAATCCAGACTCCATTTCTAGTCACCAAACACAGATTGCAAACCAACATTTAGATGCTTTTGGAGCTGATTCAAGAGGCCATGCATATCATCACCCTGTTAGGCCATTGCCTAGTATACAGACTCTTGGAGAAAGAATGTCCAGATCAATAAACCTTCTTCAAGTTCCTCCACCAGCCCATGAATCTGACATAAACCATAGCAGACACCTGCCGAATCTTCCTGATCAAACCCCGAATGACACGGGGGCTCATACGCAGAAATTATCGCTTTCTCTAGGCTCATGGATGCTACTTCCTCCAACTCAGTACAGGCAAAGACCCATGACTTCAAGTCTAATGAGTCCTGCTTACTCCTGTAACCCTGCGGTGGATCGTGCCAGCAATGACTATTCAGTCTCGGGTAGTTCTTTGGCCTCCTCCTTACCATCACAATACCAGTTATCTTTTAACTTCGGTGGAACAACAGAGTCTTACATGCTTGCTGTAGGggaatcaaaatatttaaaaccaGCTCAGTCCCTTCTTGAAGAAGCTGTTAGTGTTGGTGGAAGATCAATCCAAGCCAGCAATGAGGAATATATCAAAAGATTATCCCCTGCCGACAAAAAAGGCTCTTTGGGACTTTGGTCTGAACTAAGATCAGACTTGTTTAACAATGCCTCATCCTTGgataaacaacttgaagctaaACTATCCAAACTCATTTCTTTGTTGGAGGAG GTTGAGAGAACATTTGAGCAATATTATCACCACATGGAAGAGgtggtttcttcatttgaagTGATAGCTGGTTCAGGAGCAGGTAAATCTTACACTGCTCTTACACTTCAAGCAATGTCGAGACATTTTTGCAGCTTAAAGGATGCCATCATATATCAAATCGGTGCTACAAGAAGAAAACATATGCCAAAAATCAACATGGGCCTATCACAACTTAGCTTGAGTGATCAAGAAAATCGGGTATCACTGCAACAGCTTGGAATGATTCATAGCACTCGCCAAACTTGGAGGCCTATCAGAGGATTGCCTGAAAATTCAGTCACAATCCTCCGTTCGTGGCTTTTCGAGCACTTTCTCCATCC ATATCCCAATGACTCCGAAAAGCTTGTATTGGCATCACAAACAGGCTTGTCTAAGAATCAA gTTTCGAATTGGTTTATAAATGCCCGGGTTCGGCTATGGAAACCAATGATTGAAGAAATGTACAAGGAAGAGTTTGCGGATGACTCGATCAACCCAGCACAAGAAAGCAACTCGACTTCAAATGAGAGAATCACATTTGATGCAGAGGAGTCGAGTAACTGA
- the LOC108224932 gene encoding probable ubiquitin-conjugating enzyme E2 16 gives MTSASASSRKALSKIAANRLQKELLEWQVNPPSGFKPKVTDNLQRWVIEVIGAPGTLYSNETYQLQVDFPEHYPMEAPQVVFIPPAPLHPHIYSNGHICLDILYDSWSPAMTVSSVCLSILSMLSSSTEKQRPADNDRYVKNCRNGRSPKETRWWFHDDKV, from the exons ATGACCAGCGCTTCTGCTTCATCTCGCAAG GCATTGAGCAAGATCGCGGCCAATAGGTTACAGAAGGAGCTTCTTGAATGGCAAGTTAATCCGCCCTCGGGATTTAAACCCAAAGTTACTGATAATCTCCagag ATGGGTGATTGAAGTGATTGGTGCCCCGGGGACTTTGTATTCGAATGAGACGTACCAGCTTCAAGTCGATTTTCCTGAACATTACCCTATGGAAGCTCCGCAG GTTGTTTTTATTCCTCCGGCTCCACTTCATCCTCACATATATAGCAATGGTCATATCTGTTTAG ATATATTGTATGATTCATGGTCTCCAGCGATGACCGTAAGTTCTGTCTGCCTCAGCATTCTCTCCATGTTGTCAAGCTCCACGGAGAAG CAACGGCCAGCTGACAATGATCGTTACGTGAAGAATTGTAGGAATGGCAGATCTCCAAAAGAGACAAGGTGGTGGTTCCATGATGATAAAGTGTGA
- the LOC108224900 gene encoding uncharacterized protein LOC108224900 → MEGDEEHVDVVNWIVYGVILWSSLFMLTRKIFHNRSFDFCNRIVSTLHACLAVTLSVLSVQDWSCPVCPLASQPTPLQAQTLAISVAYLIYDLICCLFDNEIKLDNSVHHIVSIVGLGGGLAYKMCGSEMVAAIALTEMSSPFLHMRELLKELGHKDSDLNLAADILFAVIFTLARMGGGPYLTYVTLTADIPILLKAMALGLQLVSAFWFYKIARMVKYKLTKRTSKRVPLDFIQESQPCD, encoded by the exons ATGGAGGGAGATGAAGAACATGTAGATGTAGTAAATTGGATAGTGTATGGAGTGATCTTGTGGTCGAGTTTATTTATGCTGACAAGAAAGATATTTCATAACCGATCTTTTGATTTTTGCAACCGGATAGTTTCTACACTTCATGCTTGTTTGGCTGTAACTCTTTCAGTTCTGTCTGTTCAAGATTGGAGTTGCCCTGTTTGCCCTTTAGCTTCTCAGCCTACTCCTCTCcag GCGCAAACACTGGCAATTAGCGTGGCATATCTGATATATGATCTGATATGTTGCCTGTTCGACAATGAAATTAAGCTCGATAACTCCGTCCACCATATAGTCAGCATTGTTGGACTAGGAGGCGGCCTCGCCTACAAAATG TGTGGATCAGAGATGGTTGCGGCAATAGCATTAACAGAGATGTCAAGTCCATTTCTTCACATGAGAGAGCTTCTCAAGGAGCTGGGTCACAAGGACTCTGACCTTAATTTAGCTGCTGAT ATATTATTTGCGGTGATCTTCACACTTGCCAGAATGGGTGGGGGACCATACCTCACTTATGTGACTTTGACTGCCGACATTCCCATTCTCTTGAAG GCAATGGCTTTGGGGCTGCAGCTTGTTAGCGCTTTCTGGTTCTACAAAATTGCCAGAATGGTCAAGTACAAACTAACGAAGAGGACATCAAAACGAGTGCCTCTGGA TTTTATACAAGAATCGCAACCTTGTGATTAA